From the Carya illinoinensis cultivar Pawnee chromosome 4, C.illinoinensisPawnee_v1, whole genome shotgun sequence genome, one window contains:
- the LOC122308450 gene encoding uncharacterized protein LOC122308450, with amino-acid sequence MKEELIDRVRSDFVLDWERENHRLTVTKALRKRFNSFHHDLHKIYQSFESHEEALASGTSLVDPLVWVKLCGRWGSDAFKKISSQNRENRKKQAINHTSGRKSFVRILEQKRAENGNLVDFYKETRWSKKKNKFVTDATEETYKEMTGRLDGLEPEQRNDEAAETVFREVLGHRPGYARGLGEMVIPESSRQRDQLKMQCYLSEIERHKKDSEQHKKDAEAYKSQLDEMRSEMRALRAHQMQTDRLLQEFFKDHPSFTESYRQTQCNDSPDP; translated from the exons ATGAAAGAGGAGCTCATTGATCGTGTTCGG TCTGACTTCGTGCTCGACTGGGAACGGGAAAACCACCGATTGACGGTGACAAAGGCACTTCGTAAGCGCTTCAACTCCTTCCATCACGATTTGCACAAGATTTACCAATCATTTGAAAGCCATGAAGAGGCGTTAGCTAGTGGGACAAGCTTGGTGGACCCTCTTGTATGGGTCAAGTTGTGTGGAAGGTGGGGCAGTGATGCATTTAAG aaaatttcatctcaaaaccgGGAGAACAGGAAGAAGCAGGCAATTAATCACACATCAGGACGTAAATCATTCGTCCGaatccttgagcaaaag CGCGctgagaatggaaatttggTTGACTTCTATAAAGAGACGCGCTggtcgaagaagaagaacaagtttGTGACAGATGCTACAGAAGAAACATAC AAGGAGATGACAGGTAGGTTGGATGGCCTAGAACCAGAGCAACGTAATGATGAGGCAGCAGAGACTGTCTTcagggaggtccttggccatcgaCCTGGATATGCGCGAGGACTCGGGGAGATGGTCATTCCCGAGTCAAGTAGACAACGTGACCAACTTAAGATGCAATGCTACCTGTCTGAGATTGAAAGACACAAGAAAGACTCTgaacaacataagaaagatgcTGAAGCGTATAAGAGTCAGCTGGATGAAATGAGATCAGAGATGCGGGCTCTTAGGGCGCATCAGATGCAGACTGATAGATTGCTTCAGGAGTTCTTTAAGGATCATCCTTCATTCACTGAGTCGTATCGACAGACTCAGTGTAACGATTCCCCCGACCCATAA
- the LOC122307470 gene encoding uncharacterized protein LOC122307470 yields MGHRRFLQPDHMWRRRKGLFNGKEDHRMPPRDLGGYDILTQLQMIGDVTFGKSVRKRKRTAEELNWTKCSIFYTLPYWSTLRLRHNLDVMHIEKNIAENVLFTLMNSSGKTKDNINSRRDLELLGYRKELHLRREGYHVTMPHALYTLHGDERKKLCEWLRDIKFPDGFSSNISNCVSTRDSKITGLKSHDCHVFLQRLLPIAAGGFLRSDIALTLTELSTFFKELCARTLDVNRLSQLQTDIVTILCKLEMIFPPSFFDVMVHLAVHLPHEAILGDVETRFNRADRNIDADEEETIDGFRVFNQKVRPLGIASNVQLEDKLFKAAIWEHYEKCRVQHPNSIVSTHQTEFATWFKHCIQEHRTKNPLDVSADLYALACGPDRWVASYDACIINGKRFHTKGRELRRRTQNSGVLVTGDEATNNADFYGCLKNIIELRYMEWRRVYLFECDWFDVGDRKRGVRVDDHMISVNLSRTWYKDEPFVLASQADQCFYIRDLRVKGNWGVVQNYTNRNVYNIPSMLRSNADINDGESSTHEADQENESSYYYEPVQCDNSDPVSTPLDRLDIPPSHIDAREVMHVDGQCIDSSDFINDDMMNSGSEDACSEGEYSDEEDLSTDDDVGSD; encoded by the exons atgggacaccgACGTTTCTTACAGCCAGATCACATGTGGAGAAGGAGGAAAGGGTTGTTCAAcggtaaagaagatcatcgcATGCCACCAAGGGATTTGGGAGGATACGATATTCTAACTCAATTGCAGATGATTGGGGATGTGACGTTTGGCAAATCTGTTAGGAAGAGAAAACGTACTGCCGAAGAGCTGAATTGGACAAAGTGCAGCATATTCTACACGTTACCTTACTGGTCAACACTTCGACTTCGgcataatttagatgttatgcatattgagaagaatattgccGAGAACGTCTTATTCACTTTAATGAACAGTTCAGGAAAaactaaggataatatcaattcaaggCGTGACCTGGAGTTATTGGGctatagaaaagaattacatttgaggcGTGAAGGTTATCATGTAACAATGCCGCATGCACTGTACACATTACATGGAGAtgaaaggaagaagttatgtgaGTGGCTACGCGATATCAAATTTCCAGACGGGTTCTCTTCCAATATCTCGAACTGTGTTTCTACACGTGATAGCAAAATCACTGGGTTGAAAAGCCACGACTGTCATGTTTTCCTTCAAAGACTACTCCCAATTGCTGCAGGGGGGTTTTTAAGAAGTGACATTGCCTTGACTTTGACTGAACTtagcactttcttcaaagagttgtgcgCTCGCACACTGGATGTGAATCGCCTATCCCAGCTCCAAACTGATATAGTCACCATTTTATGCAAactggagatgatattccctccctcctttttcgatgtcatggtccatctAGCTGTCCATTTGCCCCATGAGGCTATACTTGGAg atgttgagacgCGCTTCAATCGAGCTGACCGCAACATTGATGCTGATGAAGAGGAAACTATAGATGGATTCCGAGTTTTTAACCAGAAAGTTCGTCCTTTGGGTATAGCTTCCaatgtgcaattagaagatAAACTCTTTAAGGCAGCCATATG GGAACACTACGAGAAATGTAGGGTGCAACACCCAAACAGCATCGTGAGCACGCATCAAACCGAGTTTGCAACTTGGTTCAAGCACTGT ATCCAGGAACATCGTACCAAGAACCCGCTTGATGTGTCAGCTGATCTGTATGCGTTGGCTTGCGGGCCTGACCGTTGGGTTGCATCATATGATGCATGCATAATAAATGGAAAGCGGTTTCATACGAAGGGTCGTGAACTTCGCCGGCGTACACAAAATTCTGGGGTTTTGGTAACTGGGGACGAGGCCACAAATAATGCAGACTTTTATGGTTGTCTTAAAAATATCATAGAGTTACGCTACATGGAGTGGCGTCGGGTGTACCTATTtgaatgtgattggtttgacgttggtgatcGAAAACGAGGGGTTCGGGTGGACGACCATATGATTAGTGTCAACTTGAGcaggacttggtataaggatgaaccgTTCGTGTTGGCAAGTCAGGCTGATCAATGTTTCTACATAAGAGATTTAAGGGTGAAAGGGAATTGGGGTGTTGTGCAGAACTAtacaaataggaatgtatacaacATTCCGTCCATGTTGAGGAGTAACGCAGATATTAATGATGGCGAATCAAGTACCCATGAGGccgatcaagaaaatgagtcaTCATATTATTATGAACCAGTGCAGTGTGATAACTCTGAtccagtgtcaactccactGGATCGGCTTGATATACCACCTAGCCATATTGATGCACGGGAAGTCATGCATGTGGATGGTCAATGCATAGATTCATCAGACTTTATTAATGATGACATGATGAATTCTGGCTCTGAAGATGCGTGTAGTGAgggggaatattcagatgaggagGACCTATCCACAGACGATGATGTTGGgtcagattaa